A portion of the Nitratidesulfovibrio termitidis HI1 genome contains these proteins:
- a CDS encoding sirohydrochlorin cobaltochelatase: MLLVPSGLPALRRGALSCAFSRSRSLPLLAARLLPLLLILCLALPVAAQAGHGGDALRKDGILLVAFGTTVEEARPALDNIERLVRAAHPDAEIRWAWTARQARASLIREGKPAASPQQALADMAEDGFTHVAVQSFHTITGAEFSGLLTTAKAMEGLPKGLTRITVGLPLLGSTDDAESLAVALKSLLPKERKPGDAVIFMGHGNPHHPATLSYPAMQYYLTKADPLFFISVVEGSPSFDEVTATLAARKVRTAWLVPLMAVAGDHAHNDMAGDEPDSLASLLRERGITPRPVLRGTASSDAIVAIWLRHLDVALKQLDQ, encoded by the coding sequence ATGCTTCTCGTGCCTTCCGGCCTGCCCGCCCTGCGGCGGGGCGCCCTTTCGTGCGCCTTCTCCCGTTCCCGCTCCCTGCCGCTGCTGGCGGCCCGACTGCTCCCCCTGCTGCTGATCCTGTGCCTGGCCCTGCCCGTGGCCGCCCAGGCCGGACACGGCGGCGATGCCCTCCGCAAGGACGGCATCCTGCTGGTTGCCTTCGGCACCACGGTGGAAGAAGCCCGCCCCGCGCTGGACAACATCGAACGCCTGGTGCGCGCCGCCCATCCCGACGCGGAAATCCGCTGGGCCTGGACGGCCCGGCAAGCCAGAGCCTCGCTGATCAGGGAAGGCAAGCCCGCCGCTTCGCCCCAGCAGGCCCTGGCCGACATGGCCGAGGACGGCTTTACCCACGTGGCCGTGCAGTCGTTCCATACCATCACCGGCGCGGAATTCAGCGGCCTGCTGACCACCGCCAAGGCCATGGAAGGCCTGCCCAAGGGGCTGACCCGCATCACCGTGGGCCTGCCCCTGCTGGGTTCCACCGACGACGCCGAATCCCTGGCCGTGGCCCTGAAATCGCTGCTGCCCAAGGAACGCAAGCCTGGTGATGCCGTCATCTTCATGGGCCACGGCAACCCGCACCACCCCGCCACGCTCAGTTACCCGGCCATGCAGTACTACCTGACCAAGGCCGACCCGCTGTTCTTCATCAGCGTGGTGGAGGGATCGCCCTCGTTCGACGAGGTGACCGCCACCCTGGCCGCCCGCAAGGTGCGCACCGCCTGGCTGGTGCCGCTGATGGCCGTGGCGGGCGACCATGCCCACAACGACATGGCGGGCGACGAACCGGATTCGCTGGCCTCGCTGCTGCGCGAACGGGGCATCACCCCGCGCCCGGTGCTGCGCGGCACAGCGTCGTCCGACGCCATCGTCGCCATCTGGCTGCGCCACCTGGACGTGGCCCTGAAACAACTGGACCAGTAA
- a CDS encoding FecCD family ABC transporter permease: MHNATAPRTVPPQAWSGAARPRRALRIILLAVLCWAATVVLACLFGPFHIAVGDVLRALAELALPGGLAGGVGATPDATHMLVVTRIRLARVCLALLAGGGLAVAGTVFQGVLRNPLADPFTLGVSGGAAFGASLALTLGIGPLAAWLTLHLPAFAALSPQALLPLAALAGALASLGAVLLLGGAAGGGFRRETVVLAGVVVSTVLSALVSLVKALDEESVSSIVFWIMGSLQGRGWAHTAVLLPWLALGLLLVLPRFRELDILALGDVQARQLGMDTARVRLQLLVGASLITAGCVAVSGVIGFVGLVVPHLARMRLGAAHGPLLAAGWFGGGILLAWADVLARTLLPGGAELPVGVVTALLGGPFFCLLLVRGGRGTAARTTGPTAGPRESGVTP; the protein is encoded by the coding sequence ATGCACAACGCCACCGCGCCCCGGACCGTGCCGCCACAGGCGTGGTCCGGGGCCGCGCGGCCCCGCCGCGCCCTGCGCATCATCCTGCTGGCCGTCCTGTGCTGGGCGGCCACGGTGGTGCTGGCCTGCCTGTTCGGGCCGTTCCACATCGCCGTGGGCGACGTGCTGCGGGCGCTGGCCGAACTGGCGCTGCCGGGCGGGCTGGCGGGCGGGGTCGGCGCCACGCCCGACGCCACCCACATGCTGGTGGTCACCCGCATCCGCCTGGCCCGCGTCTGTCTGGCCCTGCTGGCGGGGGGCGGGCTGGCCGTGGCGGGCACGGTGTTTCAGGGGGTCTTGCGCAACCCGCTGGCCGACCCGTTCACCCTGGGCGTGTCCGGTGGGGCGGCATTCGGCGCGTCGCTGGCGCTGACCCTGGGCATCGGCCCGCTGGCCGCGTGGCTGACCCTGCATCTGCCCGCGTTCGCGGCGCTGTCGCCCCAGGCCCTGCTGCCGCTGGCCGCACTGGCCGGGGCACTGGCCTCGCTGGGCGCGGTGCTGCTGCTGGGCGGGGCGGCGGGTGGAGGCTTTCGCCGCGAAACCGTGGTGCTGGCTGGTGTGGTGGTGTCCACCGTGCTCTCGGCGCTGGTCTCGCTGGTCAAGGCGCTGGACGAGGAATCCGTGTCCAGCATCGTGTTCTGGATCATGGGCAGCCTGCAGGGACGCGGTTGGGCGCACACCGCGGTGCTGCTGCCGTGGCTGGCGCTGGGCCTGCTGCTGGTGCTGCCGCGCTTTCGCGAACTGGACATCCTGGCCCTGGGCGACGTGCAGGCCCGGCAACTGGGCATGGATACGGCCCGCGTGCGCCTGCAACTGCTGGTGGGCGCCAGCCTGATCACGGCAGGCTGCGTGGCGGTAAGCGGGGTCATCGGCTTCGTGGGGCTGGTGGTGCCGCACCTGGCGCGGATGCGTCTGGGCGCGGCGCACGGCCCGCTGCTGGCGGCGGGATGGTTCGGCGGCGGCATATTGCTGGCCTGGGCCGACGTGCTGGCCCGCACCCTGCTGCCCGGCGGGGCGGAACTGCCGGTGGGCGTGGTCACGGCGCTGCTGGGCGGGCCATTCTTCTGTCTGTTGCTGGTGCGCGGCGGGCGCGGCACGGCAGCCCGGACGACCGGCCCGACGGCAGGACCAAGAGAATCCGGGGTCACGCCATGA
- a CDS encoding ABC transporter ATP-binding protein — protein MIELSRVHAGYGNTEDVLRDVSLSVHPGELVGLLGPNGSGKTTLLLVLSGVLTPRSGTVTLNGAPLHRLRPRERARRIAAVPQRPEHIPDMDALSLVLMGRYPHTTLLRGYGPDDHAAAIAALRDTGCAHLAARGARTLSGGELQRVLLARALAQGADTLLLDEATAGLDVARALDILDLLHTRHRAGARIVAAVHDLNLAALYCTRLIFLKHGRVVEDGPVERTFTAAVLSEVYETPVTVHPHPVTGAPQAFYVPGAFRLDVHTRLPVTPEKRAMADSTESKHSPHRHDARLPESAPSLSDFSGHAHPLAATPPARCGEPDISAQTAPLATGTQDD, from the coding sequence ATGATCGAACTTTCCCGCGTGCATGCCGGGTACGGCAATACGGAAGACGTGCTGCGCGACGTATCCCTGTCCGTGCACCCCGGCGAACTGGTGGGGCTGCTGGGGCCCAACGGCAGCGGCAAGACCACCCTGTTGCTGGTGCTGTCCGGCGTACTGACGCCGCGCTCCGGCACGGTGACCCTGAACGGCGCGCCCCTGCACCGCCTGCGCCCGCGCGAACGGGCCCGGCGCATCGCCGCCGTGCCCCAGCGACCGGAACACATTCCCGATATGGACGCCCTGTCGCTGGTGCTCATGGGCCGCTACCCGCACACCACCCTGCTGCGCGGCTACGGTCCGGACGACCATGCAGCCGCCATCGCCGCCCTGCGCGATACCGGTTGCGCCCACCTTGCGGCGCGCGGGGCGCGCACCCTGTCCGGGGGCGAACTGCAACGGGTGCTGCTGGCCCGCGCACTGGCCCAGGGCGCGGACACCCTGCTGCTGGACGAGGCCACCGCCGGGCTGGACGTGGCCCGCGCGCTGGACATCCTGGATCTGCTGCACACGCGCCACCGGGCCGGGGCACGCATAGTGGCCGCCGTGCACGATCTGAACCTGGCCGCCCTGTACTGTACCCGTCTGATATTCCTGAAGCATGGCCGCGTGGTGGAAGACGGCCCGGTGGAGCGCACCTTTACCGCCGCAGTGCTCTCCGAGGTGTACGAAACCCCGGTGACGGTGCACCCCCACCCGGTCACCGGCGCACCGCAGGCCTTCTACGTGCCCGGGGCATTCCGGTTGGATGTGCACACGAGGCTGCCCGTAACTCCAGAGAAACGCGCCATGGCGGACTCCACCGAAAGCAAGCACTCGCCACACCGTCACGATGCACGGCTTCCGGAATCTGCACCGTCACTGTCCGACTTTTCCGGACATGCGCATCCCCTCGCCGCAACACCCCCGGCCCGTTGCGGCGAACCCGACATTTCCGCACAGACCGCGCCTCTTGCCACGGGAACACAGGATGATTGA
- a CDS encoding ABC transporter substrate-binding protein, producing the protein MHSVAYQPATTTAATPFQRPYRTLAVALPLLTTLVIILTAPAVAGTSTRQAGMHSAGPVSITDDTGREVRLPHPARRIVALYGAFNELLAAMDLTDRIAARTAADDEPAAIRALPVIGTHMRPSPEMVAAVAPDLVLQMEGRREAGEAVEGLRALGIPVAVFRVGSFEELFGVLRRVGALTGEPQRAAALEAALRARLDAVAARVADSPRPTVFFEVRHPNLLAAGADSIVTDIINHAGGRNCVTAEGRVARLSEEELLRLDPAVYLLQRGPMNPEPEPPATRPHYATLSAVRNGHVREVDEASYSRPGPRAVDAVEELARYLHPDVWGTTPATPATGPKK; encoded by the coding sequence ATGCATTCCGTTGCTTACCAGCCCGCCACGACCACGGCGGCAACGCCCTTCCAGCGCCCGTACCGGACGCTGGCCGTGGCCCTGCCCCTGCTGACCACGCTGGTCATTATCCTTACCGCGCCCGCCGTTGCCGGCACCAGTACCAGACAAGCTGGCATGCACTCTGCCGGGCCGGTATCCATCACCGACGATACGGGGCGCGAAGTGCGCCTGCCCCACCCCGCCCGGCGCATCGTGGCCCTGTACGGGGCCTTCAACGAATTGCTGGCGGCCATGGACCTGACCGATCGCATCGCGGCCCGCACCGCCGCCGATGACGAACCCGCCGCCATCCGCGCCTTGCCGGTCATCGGCACGCACATGCGGCCCAGTCCGGAAATGGTGGCCGCCGTGGCGCCGGACCTGGTGTTGCAGATGGAGGGCCGCCGCGAGGCGGGCGAGGCCGTGGAGGGGCTGCGCGCCCTGGGCATTCCCGTGGCCGTGTTCCGGGTGGGGTCGTTCGAGGAACTGTTCGGTGTGCTGCGCCGGGTAGGCGCCCTGACCGGCGAGCCGCAACGCGCCGCCGCGCTTGAAGCGGCCCTGCGCGCCCGGCTTGACGCCGTGGCCGCGCGCGTGGCGGATAGCCCCCGCCCCACCGTGTTCTTCGAGGTGCGCCACCCCAACCTGCTGGCCGCCGGGGCCGATTCCATCGTCACCGACATCATCAACCACGCTGGTGGCCGCAACTGCGTCACCGCCGAAGGCCGGGTGGCCCGCCTGAGCGAAGAGGAACTGCTGCGACTCGACCCCGCCGTCTATCTGCTGCAACGCGGCCCCATGAATCCGGAACCGGAACCGCCCGCCACCCGGCCCCACTACGCCACCCTGTCCGCCGTCCGGAACGGCCACGTGCGTGAAGTGGACGAGGCCAGCTACTCCCGCCCCGGCCCCCGCGCCGTGGACGCCGTGGAGGAGCTTGCCCGGTACCTGCACCCCGATGTATGGGGCACCACCCCGGCCACGCCCGCTACCGGCCCCAAAAAGTAG
- the cobI gene encoding precorrin-2 C(20)-methyltransferase — translation MPAFNNTSLPACGTLFGIGVGPGEPDLLTLRAANALSRVHVVFAASSTRNDYSVALDIARPHLPADVRIETLGFPMTRDKAALAAAWEANARAVADTLRKGEDAAFLTLGDPLIYSTFGYLLRTLRRVAPDLPDDAVQVVPGVTSYQAAAARTRTILCEADETLLLVPGVNGTDKLADDVAGADNAVILKAYRKFPEIRRVLTDQGAAEQAVFVSRLGLPGEIIAPTLAEAPDTPHYLTLLLVPKARTGDDTDNDTGMA, via the coding sequence ATGCCTGCCTTCAACAATACGTCCCTGCCCGCCTGCGGCACCCTGTTCGGCATCGGCGTCGGCCCCGGCGAGCCGGACCTGCTCACCCTGCGCGCCGCCAACGCCCTGTCCCGGGTACACGTGGTGTTCGCCGCCTCGTCCACGCGCAACGACTATTCGGTGGCGCTGGACATCGCCCGCCCCCACCTGCCCGCCGACGTGCGCATCGAGACGCTGGGCTTTCCCATGACCCGCGACAAGGCCGCCCTTGCCGCCGCGTGGGAAGCCAACGCCCGCGCCGTGGCCGACACCCTGCGCAAGGGCGAGGACGCCGCCTTCCTGACCCTGGGCGACCCGCTGATCTATTCCACCTTCGGGTACCTGCTGCGCACCCTGCGCCGGGTGGCCCCGGACCTGCCCGACGACGCGGTGCAGGTGGTGCCGGGCGTCACCTCGTACCAGGCGGCGGCCGCCCGCACCCGCACCATCCTGTGCGAAGCGGACGAAACCCTGCTGCTGGTGCCCGGCGTGAACGGCACGGACAAGCTGGCCGACGACGTGGCGGGCGCGGACAATGCCGTGATCCTGAAGGCGTACCGCAAGTTTCCGGAAATCCGCCGGGTGCTGACCGACCAGGGCGCGGCGGAGCAGGCGGTGTTCGTCTCCCGCCTGGGGCTGCCGGGCGAGATCATTGCGCCCACGCTGGCCGAGGCCCCGGACACGCCCCACTACCTGACCCTGCTGCTGGTGCCCAAGGCCCGCACCGGCGACGATACCGACAACGATACCGGCATGGCATAG
- a CDS encoding methyl-accepting chemotaxis protein: MGWNLRNRFLVPTLGLVLIGMVVSSWLSYSVSEDAQHQAITAQSEMMVRAATGELGRRMQDQREDIASQGMRNVLADVLRVPPGADKAAVVRRANEALRQVVATYNVYQVVNVLGPDGIVAASNLDESVGKENRSNRDYFKRGMQGEATVSEPLMSMTTNTPVVVVATPLKVDGKVAGVVYGSVDLARYAKEFINPIKIGKTGYAFLVSGNGKIIAHPDASLILKTDISELDWGKKVLAQRTGSIAYPWQGITKYAYFMEEPFSKWIMCITVDESDIRDPVAAIRNVSVAATTIILVLVGTVIFLIVRNIVNALGKGVEFASAVAEGDLSRQLDLARSDEIGTLSNALRTMVDRLKDMIATSEQKTREAEEQGAQARRAMAEAETARAEAERAKSEGMQQAAARLEVIVDRVGSASEELAAQIEQASRGADVQRERTGETATAMEEMNSTVMEVARNASSAADNAEKARRQAEDGEGIVRSVVEAIEDVNDKSSLLRSSLHELGDRAESIGQILNVISDIADQTNLLALNAAIEAARAGDAGRGFAVVADEVRKLAEKTMNATKEVGDAVRAIQGSSRENVQGMEEASMSVGRSTELATMAGDSLRVIVDVVQETADRVRAIATAAEEQSAASEEINRGTDEVNRIAAETAEVMEQSSQAVGELARMGQELRQLVEQLKRG; encoded by the coding sequence ATGGGCTGGAATCTGCGCAACCGTTTCCTCGTGCCGACGCTGGGGCTGGTGCTCATCGGCATGGTCGTGTCTTCGTGGCTGTCGTATTCCGTGTCGGAAGACGCCCAGCACCAGGCCATCACTGCCCAGTCGGAAATGATGGTGCGCGCCGCCACGGGTGAATTGGGCAGGCGCATGCAGGACCAGCGCGAGGACATCGCCTCGCAGGGCATGCGCAACGTGCTGGCGGACGTGTTGCGGGTGCCGCCGGGGGCCGACAAGGCTGCCGTGGTGCGGCGCGCCAACGAGGCCCTGCGCCAGGTGGTGGCCACGTACAACGTGTATCAGGTGGTCAACGTGCTGGGGCCGGACGGCATCGTGGCGGCCAGCAACCTGGACGAATCGGTAGGCAAGGAAAACCGCTCCAATCGCGACTACTTCAAGCGCGGCATGCAGGGCGAGGCCACCGTGTCCGAGCCGCTCATGAGCATGACCACCAACACTCCCGTGGTCGTGGTGGCCACGCCCCTGAAGGTGGACGGCAAGGTGGCCGGCGTTGTCTACGGCTCGGTGGATCTTGCCAGGTACGCAAAGGAATTCATCAATCCCATCAAGATCGGCAAGACCGGCTACGCCTTTCTGGTCTCCGGCAACGGCAAGATCATTGCCCACCCCGACGCCTCGCTGATCCTCAAGACCGACATCAGCGAACTGGACTGGGGCAAGAAGGTGCTGGCACAGCGCACGGGCAGCATTGCCTATCCGTGGCAAGGTATAACCAAGTACGCGTACTTCATGGAAGAACCGTTCTCGAAGTGGATCATGTGCATCACCGTGGACGAAAGTGACATTCGCGACCCGGTGGCCGCCATCCGCAACGTGAGCGTGGCCGCCACCACGATCATCCTGGTGCTGGTGGGAACGGTCATTTTCCTTATCGTGCGCAACATCGTGAACGCGCTGGGCAAGGGTGTGGAATTCGCCAGTGCCGTGGCCGAGGGTGACCTTTCGCGGCAGTTGGACCTGGCCCGTTCCGACGAGATCGGCACACTGTCCAACGCCCTGCGCACCATGGTGGACCGGCTGAAGGACATGATCGCCACCTCGGAGCAGAAGACCCGCGAGGCCGAGGAACAGGGGGCGCAGGCCCGCCGGGCCATGGCCGAAGCCGAAACCGCCCGCGCCGAGGCGGAACGCGCCAAGAGCGAGGGCATGCAGCAGGCCGCCGCACGGCTGGAAGTGATCGTGGACCGGGTGGGGTCCGCGTCCGAGGAGCTTGCCGCCCAGATCGAGCAGGCCAGCCGGGGCGCCGACGTGCAGCGTGAACGCACCGGAGAGACCGCCACGGCCATGGAAGAAATGAACTCCACGGTCATGGAGGTGGCCCGCAACGCCTCGTCCGCCGCCGACAACGCGGAAAAGGCCCGTCGTCAGGCGGAAGACGGCGAGGGCATCGTGCGTTCGGTGGTGGAGGCCATCGAGGACGTCAACGACAAGTCTTCCCTGCTGCGGAGCAGCCTGCACGAACTGGGCGACCGGGCCGAATCCATCGGGCAGATCCTGAACGTGATCAGCGACATCGCCGACCAGACCAACCTGCTGGCGCTGAATGCCGCCATCGAGGCGGCGCGGGCGGGCGATGCCGGGCGCGGTTTTGCCGTGGTGGCCGACGAGGTGCGCAAGCTGGCCGAAAAGACCATGAATGCCACCAAGGAAGTGGGCGATGCCGTGCGGGCCATCCAGGGCTCGTCGCGCGAGAACGTGCAGGGCATGGAAGAGGCGTCCATGTCCGTGGGCCGCAGCACGGAACTGGCCACCATGGCTGGCGATTCCCTGCGGGTGATCGTGGATGTGGTGCAGGAAACGGCAGACCGGGTCCGGGCCATCGCCACGGCGGCGGAAGAGCAGTCCGCCGCCAGCGAGGAGATCAACCGGGGCACGGACGAGGTGAACCGCATCGCGGCGGAGACGGCGGAAGTCATGGAACAGTCGTCCCAGGCCGTGGGCGAATTGGCCCGCATGGGGCAAGAGTTAAGGCAGTTGGTGGAACAGTTGAAGCGGGGGTAG
- a CDS encoding ABC-type transport auxiliary lipoprotein family protein, with the protein MSAQLSVSPRLLPIRPGSPGRRGRALAAPQLFCLLCLLLAVLSGCARVLDPGPAPTHLLLAPAMPGPGAGGALHLQLAVSLPETSRMLDTDRIVLVLGGANGREVRYYAGAKWTSPAPRLVQRLLVEAFERVGRLDGAAEESAGIYPDYRLMTDLRRFNTRMGEGGVPLVEVELALRLVDLKTGRIVAFTAIGRDCRAAGSALPQVAEAFETAMGDVLARATAWSLEAMAATRS; encoded by the coding sequence ATGAGCGCCCAGCTTTCCGTATCGCCCCGCCTTCTTCCCATCAGGCCCGGCTCCCCCGGCCGGAGGGGCCGCGCCCTGGCCGCGCCGCAACTGTTCTGCCTGCTCTGCCTGCTGCTGGCCGTGCTGTCCGGCTGCGCCCGCGTGCTGGATCCCGGCCCCGCGCCCACCCACCTGCTGCTGGCCCCGGCCATGCCCGGCCCCGGCGCGGGCGGCGCGTTGCATCTGCAACTGGCCGTTTCCCTGCCGGAGACCAGCCGCATGCTGGATACCGACCGCATCGTGCTGGTGCTGGGGGGGGCGAACGGGCGCGAGGTGCGCTACTATGCCGGGGCCAAGTGGACCAGCCCGGCCCCGCGCCTGGTGCAGCGGCTGCTGGTGGAAGCCTTCGAACGCGTCGGGCGGCTGGACGGCGCGGCAGAGGAATCCGCGGGCATCTACCCCGACTACCGGTTGATGACCGATCTGCGTCGCTTCAATACCCGCATGGGCGAGGGGGGCGTGCCGCTGGTCGAGGTGGAACTGGCCTTGCGCCTGGTGGACCTGAAGACCGGGCGCATCGTGGCCTTTACCGCCATCGGGCGCGACTGCCGCGCCGCCGGGTCCGCCCTGCCGCAGGTGGCGGAAGCCTTCGAAACAGCCATGGGCGACGTGCTGGCCCGGGCCACCGCGTGGAGCCTGGAAGCCATGGCCGCCACCCGTTCCTGA
- a CDS encoding MlaD family protein, translated as MEIRASYVLVGVFTLMAVVGALAFILWTAGRGSGVDLVQYDINFTGHVSGLSVANDVLFNGVKVGSVKAITISPTDPGRVKVRIEIAADTPVREDSMASLEARGITGVTVVQISGGTATSPLLKPQPGEEVAVIPAQLSRLEALFAGLPAVVSDSRDLIQRIAGMADDENRRALAQTLQSLDMLTARLAARSDAMDRIIGNLDVTTRRLANASAGMEGATGDMRDYLRTDLRESTRAVGDMARRMDGMVARAEPGVAKFSGEGLEDMRRLLAEARQLVATLDRLAHKVESDPRRFLFGNPVPEYDAR; from the coding sequence ATGGAGATCAGGGCAAGCTACGTGCTGGTCGGGGTATTCACGCTCATGGCCGTGGTGGGGGCGCTGGCCTTCATCCTGTGGACGGCGGGGCGCGGCAGCGGCGTGGACCTCGTGCAGTACGACATCAATTTCACGGGGCACGTTTCCGGCCTCAGCGTGGCCAACGACGTGCTGTTCAACGGGGTGAAGGTGGGCTCGGTGAAGGCCATCACCATCAGCCCCACCGATCCTGGCCGGGTCAAGGTGCGCATCGAGATCGCGGCCGACACCCCCGTGCGCGAAGACTCCATGGCCTCGCTGGAGGCGCGCGGCATCACCGGCGTGACCGTGGTGCAGATTTCCGGCGGCACGGCCACCAGCCCGCTGCTCAAGCCGCAGCCCGGCGAAGAGGTGGCGGTGATCCCTGCCCAGCTTTCGCGGCTGGAGGCCCTGTTCGCCGGGTTGCCCGCCGTGGTTTCCGACAGTCGCGACCTTATCCAGCGCATCGCGGGCATGGCCGACGACGAGAACCGCCGTGCGCTGGCGCAGACGTTGCAGTCGCTGGACATGCTCACCGCGCGTCTGGCCGCCCGTTCCGACGCCATGGACCGCATCATCGGCAATCTGGACGTGACCACCCGGCGGCTGGCCAACGCATCCGCCGGGATGGAAGGCGCCACCGGCGACATGCGCGATTACCTGCGCACCGACCTGCGCGAATCCACCCGCGCCGTGGGCGACATGGCCCGGCGCATGGACGGCATGGTGGCCCGCGCCGAACCGGGCGTGGCCAAATTCTCGGGCGAGGGGCTGGAAGACATGCGCCGCCTGCTGGCCGAAGCCCGTCAGCTGGTGGCCACGCTGGACCGACTGGCCCACAAGGTGGAAAGCGACCCCCGCCGTTTCCTGTTCGGCAACCCCGTACCGGAGTATGATGCCCGATGA
- a CDS encoding ABC transporter ATP-binding protein, with the protein MTVAPIISLRGIANRFGPVTVHENLDLDVRPGEVLGLIGGSGSGKSVLLRTILGLRRPQAGDVRVLGVDITHSDEAARRAVRRQWGVLFQDGALFSSLSVIENIKVPLREFTNLPPDAMDDVAALKLRMVGLAPEAALKYPSELSGGMRKRAGLARALVMDPAVVFLDEPTAGLDPIGAAAFDALIADLRDALGLTVVMITHDLDSLYAVCDRVAVLAERRIYAVGAIDELLRVDHPWLREYFTGPRGRVAAGVSDASGHAGRAAHAGQPPAQGR; encoded by the coding sequence GTGACGGTCGCGCCCATCATCTCGCTGCGGGGCATCGCCAACCGCTTCGGCCCGGTGACGGTGCACGAGAACCTGGACCTGGACGTGCGGCCCGGCGAGGTGCTGGGGCTCATCGGCGGATCGGGTTCCGGCAAGTCGGTGCTGCTGCGCACCATCCTTGGCCTGCGCCGCCCCCAGGCGGGTGACGTGCGCGTGCTGGGTGTGGACATCACCCATTCCGACGAGGCCGCGCGCCGCGCGGTGCGCCGCCAGTGGGGGGTGCTGTTCCAGGACGGGGCGCTGTTCTCGTCCCTGTCGGTCATCGAGAACATCAAGGTGCCCCTGCGCGAGTTCACCAACCTGCCGCCGGACGCCATGGACGACGTGGCCGCCCTGAAGCTGCGCATGGTGGGGCTGGCGCCGGAGGCGGCGCTGAAATACCCGTCCGAGCTTTCCGGCGGCATGCGCAAGCGCGCGGGGCTTGCCCGAGCCCTGGTCATGGACCCGGCGGTGGTGTTTCTGGACGAACCCACGGCCGGGCTCGACCCCATCGGCGCTGCGGCCTTCGACGCGCTGATCGCGGACCTGCGCGACGCGCTGGGGCTGACCGTGGTCATGATCACCCACGACCTGGATTCGCTGTACGCGGTGTGCGACCGGGTGGCCGTGCTGGCGGAAAGGCGCATCTACGCCGTGGGCGCCATCGACGAACTGCTGCGGGTGGACCACCCGTGGCTGCGCGAATATTTCACGGGGCCGCGCGGGCGCGTGGCCGCCGGGGTGTCCGACGCTTCGGGCCACGCCGGGCGCGCCGCCCATGCCGGGCAGCCCCCGGCCCAAGGGAGATGA